The proteins below are encoded in one region of Pseudonocardia sp. DSM 110487:
- a CDS encoding biotin carboxylase N-terminal domain-containing protein, whose translation MFDSVLVANRGEIAVRVLRTLRRLGIRSVAVHSDSDSGAPHVRMADAAVRIGPAPAAQSYLSIPAVLDAAAATGAQAIHPGYGFLSENTAFAAACADAGIVFVGPPASAIEAMGDKIAAKATVAKAGVPVVPGSDGAGLTDDELAAAVEEIGYPVLLKPSAGGGGKGMREVHRADDLRDAIVSARREARGSFGDDTLLVERLVATPRHIEIQVLADVHGDAVHLGERECSLQRRHQKIVEEAPSALLTDEQREAMGAAAVEAARAVGYTGAGTVEFIVGADDPGRFYFMEMNTRLQVEHPVTEEVYGIDLVEAQLRIAAGESAPWPARTRPFGHAVEARIYAEDPAAGFLPTGGPVLALREPAGAGIRVDSGITTGSVVGSDYDPMLAKVIAHGADRAEALRRLDGALRDTVLLGLDTNIGFLRALLADPDVRAGRLDTGLVGRRLAGWTAADLPADVLAAAAAHALLELEPDGPVVDPFDVPGGWRVGEPAWTTWRMSVSGHDPVAVRIRGRAAAAEVAIGDAEPVPCSAWRDGDALVVTLDGLTRRYARALDGDTLWLGRDGRAWGIREQAPLDAAASAAAGAGGPVLSPMPGTITAVEVADGQPVDAGTRLVVVEAMKMEHVLTAPVAGVVRELRARPGDTVAKDAVLLVVDPEVD comes from the coding sequence GTGTTCGACTCCGTGCTCGTCGCCAATCGCGGTGAGATCGCCGTTCGCGTGCTGCGCACGCTGCGGCGCCTCGGGATCCGGTCCGTCGCCGTTCACTCCGACTCCGACTCGGGGGCGCCGCACGTCCGGATGGCCGACGCCGCTGTGCGGATCGGGCCCGCTCCGGCCGCCCAGAGCTACCTGTCGATACCGGCCGTGCTGGATGCCGCCGCGGCGACCGGGGCGCAGGCGATCCACCCGGGATACGGGTTCCTCTCCGAGAACACGGCGTTCGCCGCGGCCTGCGCGGATGCCGGGATCGTTTTCGTCGGGCCACCCGCGTCGGCGATCGAGGCCATGGGCGACAAGATCGCAGCAAAGGCAACGGTGGCCAAGGCGGGGGTGCCGGTCGTCCCCGGTTCCGACGGGGCGGGGCTCACCGACGACGAGCTCGCGGCCGCCGTCGAGGAGATCGGCTACCCGGTGCTGCTCAAGCCCAGCGCGGGCGGCGGCGGCAAGGGCATGCGCGAGGTGCACAGGGCCGATGACCTGCGCGATGCGATCGTGTCGGCCCGACGGGAAGCGCGCGGTTCGTTCGGCGACGACACCCTGCTCGTCGAGCGGCTGGTCGCGACGCCACGGCACATCGAGATCCAGGTGCTCGCCGACGTGCACGGCGACGCGGTGCACCTGGGCGAGCGCGAGTGCAGCCTGCAGCGGCGGCACCAGAAGATCGTCGAGGAGGCGCCGTCGGCGCTGCTCACGGACGAGCAGCGGGAGGCGATGGGAGCCGCGGCGGTCGAGGCGGCGCGCGCGGTGGGCTATACCGGCGCCGGCACGGTGGAGTTCATCGTCGGCGCGGACGACCCGGGCCGCTTCTACTTCATGGAGATGAACACCCGGCTGCAGGTGGAGCACCCGGTCACCGAGGAGGTCTACGGGATCGACCTCGTCGAGGCGCAGCTGCGGATCGCGGCCGGGGAGTCGGCTCCGTGGCCCGCCCGCACTCGGCCGTTCGGGCATGCGGTCGAGGCACGGATCTACGCGGAGGACCCCGCAGCCGGGTTCCTGCCCACCGGCGGGCCGGTCCTCGCGCTGCGCGAACCTGCCGGTGCGGGGATCCGCGTCGACTCCGGGATCACGACGGGCAGCGTGGTCGGCAGCGACTACGACCCGATGCTCGCCAAGGTGATCGCGCACGGCGCCGACCGCGCGGAGGCGCTGCGCAGGCTCGACGGCGCGTTGCGCGACACCGTGCTCCTCGGCCTGGACACCAACATCGGGTTCCTGCGCGCTTTGCTCGCCGATCCGGACGTGCGGGCAGGCCGCCTCGACACCGGTCTCGTCGGGCGCAGGCTCGCAGGCTGGACGGCCGCCGACCTGCCGGCCGACGTGCTCGCCGCTGCCGCCGCGCACGCACTGTTGGAGCTGGAGCCCGATGGGCCGGTGGTGGACCCGTTCGACGTGCCAGGCGGCTGGCGGGTCGGCGAGCCTGCCTGGACGACGTGGCGGATGTCGGTCTCGGGGCACGACCCCGTCGCCGTGCGCATCCGGGGCCGGGCCGCGGCGGCCGAGGTGGCGATCGGGGACGCCGAGCCGGTGCCGTGCTCCGCGTGGCGCGACGGCGACGCACTGGTCGTCACCCTCGACGGGCTCACGCGGCGCTATGCACGCGCACTCGACGGCGACACCCTGTGGCTCGGCCGGGACGGGCGGGCGTGGGGCATCCGTGAGCAGGCGCCCCTCGACGCGGCAGCGAGTGCCGCGGCCGGGGCGGGCGGCCCGGTGCTCTCGCCGATGCCCGGCACGATCACCGCCGTCGAGGTCGCGGACGGGCAGCCGGTCGACGCGGGCACGCGCCTGGTCGTCGTGGAGGCGATGAAGATGGAACACGTGCTCACCGCCCCCGTCGCGGGCGTGGTCCGCGAACTGCGCGCCCGGCCGGGCGACACCGTCGCGAAGGACGCCGTCCTACTGGTCGTGGACCCGGAGGTGGACTGA